CTTCGATGTTCACGAAGAACTGTCCCGCCGCGGCGCGCGTGCGCCGCCCTTCCACGAACTCTGCTCGCTTCGTCATCACTCGATCGCTCGTCGGTGTCGCCGCGCCCTCGCGCGCGTGCCGGTGGAATCTGCCCCGCCGCCGCGACGGATGCGAGCGAGCGGGGCTTTCGACCGGGGACGAGCGCCCTCGCGGCGGCGTCACGGCCCGTACACGGCGACGTACCGCGCCCTTCACGGCGGTCGCGATACGGCGCGGACGGTACGGCGCGATGAAGCGCTAGCGGCGCCTCACGACGCTCGAACCGCGCGGTACGGCGCCGTCGAGCGACGTGAGCGCTTCGTGCGCTTCACGGCGCGTCATCGCCCGCGCAGCATCGCCGGCGCAGTACACGGCGCCGTCGGTCACCACCCCATCCGCTCTCTCAACCCCAGGATGTGCGCCGTGTGGTGCCTCCCGTGCCACGCGTACAGGCCTAACGCCGCGCGCAGCGGCACGCGCCCCGTCTCGGGATGATCGTACGCGCGCCGCTCGAAGTCCTCGACCGGGATCGCGCGCAGCACCGTCACCCAGCGCACGTGCAGCGCGTCGAGCAGGGCGAGCGACGGGGCGATCGGGAGGCGCGAGTCGCGGAGCTCGGCCCACTGCGCCTCCTCGTACGGCTTGATGCGCGGCTCGTCCTCGGTGAGCGCGAGCTTGAAGCGCACGTACGCGTTCAGGTGGCTGTCGGGGACGTGGTGCGCGACCTGGCGCACGGTCCACCCGCCGTCGCGGTACGGCGTGTCGAGCTGCGCGTCGGTGAGCCCCTCCAGCGCGGCGCGGAGCTCGCGCGGGGCGCGCTCGATCTCGTCGATGAGCCGCGCGTACGTCGCGGCGGTCGCCGTCGCCGCGTCGGGGGGCGTGAACCTGCCGATCGGGTAGCGCAGGTCGGTGGTCATGGGCGTCGCGTCGGAATCGTTAGGCGCGCGTCGCTTCGGTACCGCACCGCGCGCGGTCGCAGCGAACCTTGGGCGAAGGGGGGGGAGCCCCCCTGGTACCTAGGTGCCGCGACCGCCGGCGGCTATCACCTTCCTGCCGTCGCCGCCTCCAGCGCGTCGCGCCGCGCGGCGGTCGCCATCGTCGTCGCCGACGGCAGCCGGATCACGAACCGCGCCCCGCCCCCTCCGCCCGGCGCGTCCCCCGCCTCCACCGCGCCGCCCAGCACGTCGGTCACGATCGTCCGCACCACGGCGAGGCCGAGCCCCGTGCCGCCCCGCGCCGCGCGCGACGTCACGTACGGCTCGAACAGCCGCTCGCGCACCGCCGCGGGCAGCCCGGGCCCGTTGTCCGACACGACCAGCTCGACCGCGCCGCCGACCGGCGCGACGGTGATCGTCACGCGTGGCGCCGGATGGCCCTCGAGTGCCTGCGCGGCGTTCGTCACGACGTTCAGCACGATCTGGTGCACGTGCACCGGCTCGGCCAGCACCACGCACGACGGGTCGAGCGCGAGCGACAGGCTGATGCCGCGCGGCATCGACGGCCGCAGCAGCTCCACCACCTCCTCGACGATCGCCGCCGGCGCCACCGGCACGCGCTCCGCCGCCGCCGTCCGCTCGCCGCGCAGGTAGCGGCGCATGAGCGTCACCAGCTCCGACGCCCGGACGCTCCCCGAGTGGATGTGCCCGAAGTGCGTCCGCACCTCCGGCACCCGTGCCCGGTCGGCGCCGAGCTCCGCGTGCATCACGAGGCGGTTCAGCACGTTCATGAGGTCGTGCGCGACGCCGCTCGACAGCAGCGCGGCCGATTCCAGCTGGTTGTACCGCGCGGCATCGGGTCCCGCCTCGGCCAGCGACACGAGCAGCTGCGCGCCGTCGCCGATGCGCGCGCCGACGAGGCGCAGCCGTCGATCGGAGAGCGGCCAGTCGAGCGTCGCCGACTGCGACGGCGAGGCCGCCACGCGCGCGCGCAGCGCCTCGACCGCCGCCGCCACCTCCGGACGCCACGGCGGCAGCACGTCGGCCGAGTGGTCGCCCGGCGCGAGCAGCGAGGCGAGGGCCGGCGGTACGCAGATCGGCGTGCACGGCCCGCCGTCGATCGGCCGCACGACGACGAGCTGGCCGGCCGCCTCGGCCACCGCGCGCGCCGTGCGCGCCTGGCGCGCGCCCCACCGCGCGGCGGCCGTCGCCGCCACGCCGACGAGCGCGCCCCCCACGAAGACGACCGCCGTCAGTGCGTGCGGGGCGTACGGCAGGGGAGCGATCGGCGCCAGCACGGTCACGCCGCCCCCATCGACGGCGCCGCGAGGCGCACCGCCCGCGGCTCCGGGTCGCGCACGAGCATCCCCCGCGCGATCACCACGTACGACACGCAGTAGAGCAGCATGATCCCGTTGCTCACGGCGATCGCCGCCGCCCAGTGGCGCGCCACCAGCGTCTCCACGAGCGGCACGCGGATCATGTTCGTCGCGAAGTACGTCACCTGGCCGACGAGGATCCAGAACCAGTCGTGCCGCGCGATCGACGCCGGGGCGCGGCGCACCTGTGCGGCGAGCGCCCACAGGCTCAGCGCCGCCAGCAGCGCGGACATCAGCGGGTCCATCACCACGACGAACTCGCGGCCGGTGCCGAG
This DNA window, taken from Gemmatirosa kalamazoonensis, encodes the following:
- a CDS encoding YfiT family bacillithiol transferase; this translates as MTTDLRYPIGRFTPPDAATATAATYARLIDEIERAPRELRAALEGLTDAQLDTPYRDGGWTVRQVAHHVPDSHLNAYVRFKLALTEDEPRIKPYEEAQWAELRDSRLPIAPSLALLDALHVRWVTVLRAIPVEDFERRAYDHPETGRVPLRAALGLYAWHGRHHTAHILGLRERMGW
- a CDS encoding sensor histidine kinase, producing MTVLAPIAPLPYAPHALTAVVFVGGALVGVAATAAARWGARQARTARAVAEAAGQLVVVRPIDGGPCTPICVPPALASLLAPGDHSADVLPPWRPEVAAAVEALRARVAASPSQSATLDWPLSDRRLRLVGARIGDGAQLLVSLAEAGPDAARYNQLESAALLSSGVAHDLMNVLNRLVMHAELGADRARVPEVRTHFGHIHSGSVRASELVTLMRRYLRGERTAAAERVPVAPAAIVEEVVELLRPSMPRGISLSLALDPSCVVLAEPVHVHQIVLNVVTNAAQALEGHPAPRVTITVAPVGGAVELVVSDNGPGLPAAVRERLFEPYVTSRAARGGTGLGLAVVRTIVTDVLGGAVEAGDAPGGGGGARFVIRLPSATTMATAARRDALEAATAGR